The Candidatus Hydrogenedentota bacterium genome includes a region encoding these proteins:
- a CDS encoding GyrI-like domain-containing protein — MSPLVIGVVFLVVLVDGAVMAGFAYYFGLFARVRVETVELPALWLAYERRTGPYMGVAAVMEPMRELLARRYGIACAQGFGIYLDDPRKADRNHVRSVLGCVLSGEDAARLPETTEGFYLAQLPPCRALMTRFPYRGAPSRMMGVMRAAGALLRHMERNGIPSGPIMEIFDLAASETRYVRFHEMPDGYLETLYEA; from the coding sequence ATGAGCCCGCTGGTGATTGGGGTGGTTTTTCTGGTGGTTCTGGTGGACGGGGCCGTAATGGCGGGCTTTGCCTATTATTTCGGGCTGTTCGCCAGGGTGCGGGTGGAGACGGTGGAGCTTCCGGCGCTGTGGCTGGCGTATGAAAGGCGGACAGGCCCTTACATGGGCGTGGCTGCGGTGATGGAGCCAATGCGGGAACTGCTGGCGCGGCGGTACGGGATTGCCTGCGCGCAGGGGTTCGGCATCTATCTGGACGACCCGCGAAAGGCGGACAGGAACCATGTGCGCAGCGTGCTGGGCTGTGTGCTGTCCGGAGAGGATGCCGCCCGGCTTCCAGAGACCACGGAGGGGTTTTATCTGGCGCAACTGCCACCGTGCCGTGCGCTCATGACACGCTTCCCCTATCGGGGCGCCCCATCCAGAATGATGGGGGTGATGCGTGCGGCGGGCGCGCTGCTCCGGCACATGGAGCGCAACGGCATCCCGTCCGGCCCGATTATGGAGATATTCGACCTTGCGGCCTCGGAGACGCGGTACGTCCGTTTTCATGAGATGCCCGACGGGTATCTTGAAACGCTTTACGAGGCGTAG
- a CDS encoding aldehyde dehydrogenase family protein: MLKESYPYYLANKAAAPNADLEVIDKYTGAVATRVALADAKAIDTAIAKAVEAAAPMAKMAAYERQAVLEHCVARFRERFDELAYSLCVEGGKPIKDSRGEVSRLIDTFKIAAEDAVNIGGEVIPMDRSARARGYSGMWKRVPIGPCSFISPFNFPLNLAAHKVAPALAVGCPFVLKPASLTPLGALIIGEILAETDLPEGAFSILPCKRDGAGLFTTDDRLKLLSFTGSPEVGWDLKAQSGKKKVVLELGGNAAVIVDKDWGDLDDVVERVVIGAFYQSGQSCISVQRILIHEDIYDELKTKLVAAVSKLKAGDPKEEDTFIGPVISDAEANRMEKWINSAVAAGATVLCGGKRDGRMIDATLLENVPKSEPACAEEFFGPMALLAKFSDFNAALAEVNDSRFGLQAGVFTRDLYKAQKAWDTLDVGGVVIGDVPSWRVDHMPYGGVKDSGIGREGIRYAIEDMTEIRLMVLRTPPSEQ, from the coding sequence CAAGGAATCCTATCCGTACTATCTGGCCAACAAGGCCGCCGCGCCCAACGCCGACCTGGAGGTCATTGACAAGTACACCGGCGCCGTGGCCACCCGCGTGGCCCTGGCGGACGCAAAGGCCATTGACACCGCCATCGCCAAGGCGGTGGAGGCGGCGGCGCCCATGGCGAAAATGGCCGCCTACGAACGGCAGGCCGTCCTGGAGCACTGCGTCGCGCGCTTCAGAGAGCGCTTCGACGAGCTCGCCTACTCCCTGTGCGTCGAGGGTGGAAAGCCCATCAAGGACAGCCGGGGCGAGGTCAGCCGGCTGATTGACACCTTCAAAATCGCCGCCGAGGACGCGGTGAACATCGGCGGCGAGGTCATCCCCATGGACCGCAGCGCCCGCGCGCGCGGCTACAGCGGCATGTGGAAGCGGGTGCCCATCGGCCCCTGCTCGTTCATCTCGCCCTTCAACTTCCCCCTCAACCTCGCGGCGCACAAGGTCGCCCCGGCGCTCGCCGTGGGCTGCCCCTTCGTGCTCAAGCCCGCAAGCCTCACCCCCCTCGGCGCCCTGATTATCGGTGAAATCCTCGCCGAGACGGACCTGCCCGAGGGCGCCTTCTCCATACTCCCCTGCAAACGCGACGGCGCGGGCCTTTTCACCACCGACGACCGGCTGAAACTCCTCAGCTTCACCGGCTCCCCCGAGGTCGGCTGGGACCTCAAGGCGCAGTCGGGCAAGAAGAAAGTCGTCCTGGAGCTCGGCGGAAACGCCGCCGTCATCGTGGACAAGGACTGGGGCGATCTCGACGACGTGGTCGAGCGGGTTGTCATCGGCGCGTTTTACCAGTCCGGGCAGAGCTGCATCAGCGTCCAGCGCATCCTCATCCATGAGGACATTTACGACGAACTGAAGACGAAACTCGTCGCGGCGGTCTCGAAACTCAAGGCGGGCGACCCCAAGGAAGAGGACACCTTCATCGGGCCTGTCATCTCGGACGCCGAGGCCAACCGCATGGAGAAGTGGATCAACTCCGCCGTGGCGGCGGGCGCGACCGTGCTCTGCGGCGGCAAGCGCGACGGCCGCATGATAGACGCGACCCTGCTGGAAAACGTGCCGAAGAGCGAGCCCGCCTGCGCCGAGGAGTTCTTCGGGCCCATGGCGCTGCTCGCCAAGTTCAGCGACTTCAACGCGGCCCTCGCCGAGGTGAACGACTCCCGCTTCGGACTCCAGGCCGGCGTGTTCACCCGCGACCTCTACAAGGCCCAAAAGGCCTGGGACACGCTCGATGTCGGCGGTGTGGTCATCGGCGACGTGCCCTCCTGGCGCGTGGACCACATGCCCTACGGCGGCGTCAAGGACAGCGGCATCGGCCGCGAGGGCATCCGATACGCCATCGAGGACATGACCGAAATCCGCCTGATGGTCCTGCGCACCCCGCCCTCGGAGCAATAA